A region from the Thermococcus sp. EP1 genome encodes:
- the argC gene encoding N-acetyl-gamma-glutamyl-phosphate reductase, which produces MIKAAVIGASGYIGGELVRLLAMHPEVEISAVTSRRHNGKKIHKVHPNLRGLNLRFTNNYNFDADVIFLAVPHGTSMKIIDEYMGSAKIIDLSADFRVGLNLYKEYYGEHLKPELIDEFVYGLPEIHREEIKKAELIANPGCNATAVVLALYPFKGEVSEAIVDLKVSSSAGGRRENVASIHPERSNVVRVYKSSHHRHEAEVKQETKVNAQFTVHSVDLIRGLLATIYFKMETNEKELYKKYFRYLKEPFVRIVKEKGGMQRLPDPKYVIGSNFVDIGFTYDEKSQRVILFSALDNLIKGGAGQAVQNMNIAFGLEETLGLNYLPVYPI; this is translated from the coding sequence CCCAGAAGTCGAGATAAGTGCAGTAACCTCAAGACGCCACAATGGGAAGAAAATTCACAAAGTTCACCCAAATTTAAGGGGGTTAAACCTTAGATTTACCAACAACTACAACTTTGACGCAGATGTGATATTTTTAGCTGTCCCCCATGGCACTTCAATGAAAATAATTGACGAGTATATGGGAAGTGCTAAGATAATTGACCTAAGCGCAGATTTTAGAGTAGGTTTAAACCTCTACAAAGAGTATTATGGAGAGCATCTAAAACCAGAGCTTATAGATGAGTTCGTTTACGGCTTACCAGAAATTCATAGAGAAGAAATCAAAAAAGCCGAACTTATAGCAAACCCTGGCTGCAATGCAACAGCCGTGGTTCTAGCGCTGTATCCATTTAAGGGAGAGGTTAGTGAAGCGATAGTAGATTTAAAAGTTAGTTCAAGTGCTGGAGGAAGAAGGGAAAACGTAGCAAGCATTCATCCTGAAAGGAGTAACGTTGTTAGGGTTTACAAATCATCTCACCATAGGCACGAAGCAGAAGTAAAGCAAGAAACCAAAGTTAATGCCCAGTTTACAGTACATTCCGTTGATCTAATAAGGGGCCTTTTAGCAACGATCTACTTTAAGATGGAGACCAATGAAAAAGAGCTCTACAAAAAATATTTCCGCTATTTAAAAGAGCCATTTGTAAGGATAGTTAAGGAAAAAGGAGGAATGCAGAGGTTACCTGATCCAAAATATGTGATAGGGAGCAACTTTGTTGATATTGGTTTCACTTATGATGAGAAAAGTCAAAGGGTGATTCTCTTTTCAGCATTGGACAATTTGATCAAAGGTGGTGCTGGACAAGCAGTGCAAAACATGAACATAGCCTTCGGATTAGAGGAAACTCTCGGCTTAAACTATTTACCAGTTTACCCAATTTAG